The Gracilinanus agilis isolate LMUSP501 unplaced genomic scaffold, AgileGrace unplaced_scaffold57270, whole genome shotgun sequence sequence CCTTACACTACTGAATGTGTTCTTTCTTGTGAAAAAGAACCCAAGGTTTTATTGTACTATACattcaatatgagtcaatagtGTGATATAAAAGCCCCCAAAACTAATGATAGCTTAGGATGAATTAAAGGGGAAGGAGGTGCACTGCAAGGGATTGAATAGTTGTAGTTTACCTCTGACTCAGTCAGACCATTTCTGGAATATTGCTTTCTACTTTGGACaccatatttaataaataaaaaagatacatGTTGGGGCATTGCAAAGAGGTTGAATAAGAATAGTGAGATGAGAGTTGAAGGAATTATGTGGAATTGGGTGTTgaagagaagagatagaaggataaGAAGGGCATCATCATGGTCTTCAGGAATTGGAAGGCACAAAGGGATTAGACCTGATATTCTTGGACCCTACAAAACAACAGGGAGAAGTTTTAAAGAAGCCAATTAAGATTTGACATCAGATTGAAGGTGGGAATGTTGTTAAGAGGATATTTGGTCAAGTATAGTTTAGGTTATAAGTACTCAGATGTCTTTTCTAGTTCTTAGATTCTGTGGGTCAGTGAAGAAGgctctaattctaatttttgacTTAGTTTGGGATGTTTGTTATGTCATCTCAAGTAACTCTTCTAGTGTCATGCCCTCTTGTAAGTTTGATCATCGTGGCATTTGTGACAATTCAAGTCACTGTTAAAAACGTTGAGTAGCACAGAGCTAAAGACAAAGCCCTGGGGCATTTCCTTAGAGACTTGTCTTCAGGTTTTCTTTAActcattaaaaatgaatacttttctAAGCAGACCAAGGCTAAAGTTGAAAAGAAGAGTCTGAGAGGATCAGGATAGAGAACCAATGGGTCAACATATCTGAGAGGCAAATATCTTGCCCCTGAAGAGACTCCCTAAGGCCACCTTCATGTCTTGATTTCTCAGGCTATAAATGAAAGGGTTTAGCATTGGAGTTACTACTGTGTATACCACGGAGGCCACAATGTCTTTGGTGGGGAAAGTAGATGAAGGGCAGAGATAAACACTGAAGATTGTACCATAAAACATGCAGACCACAGAGAGATGAGAGCCACAAGTGGAGAAGGCTTTGCTCCTGCCACCCCCTGAGGATGGCATTCTGAGAATGGTATAGACAATGCAGATATAAGAGACCAGAGTGCATAGGAAAGGAACTGTCATAACTGGACCACCTGCAACAAAAACCATTAACTCATTAACATGAGTGTCAGAGCAAGATACTTTCAACAGGGGACTGATGTCACAAAAAAAGTGGGATATTTCCCCAAGCACACAGAAGGACAATTTTGCCATGAGTAAAGTGTGCAAGAGAGCATGGAGATTAGTGATCACCCAGCACACGCTCACCAGAACGACACACACCCGCGGGTTCATGGCCGTGCCATAATGAAGTGGGTTACAGATGGCCATGTAGCGATCATATGCCATCACCGCAAGCAGGAAACTGTCCATAtccccaaaggaaagaaagaaatagagttgTGTCAGGCACCCTGTGTAGGAGATGGTGTGATGCTGTGTATAAAGGTTGTATAACATCTTCAAGACTATGCTGGATGATAGACCAATGTCAGCAAAGGAGAGACTGGCCAGGAAGAAATACATGGGGGTGTGCAGGCGGGCTTCGGAGACAATGGCCAGGAAGATGAGTATATTCCCTGCCATGGTGACCAGGTACATGGACAGAAACAATCCAAAGAAGAGATGTTGGTGTTCTGGCCACTGGGAGAGCCCCCGGAGAAGAAACTCGGAGACGCTGGTCTGGTTTCCATGTCCCATGTCACTGACATGTTAAAGCATCACAAAATGAAAgacctaaagaaaataaatgagcaTGCTTTAAATATCTCACAGAGTGGAGTGGAGATAACTAGACTCAGAATCAATACACCTGCAtgcctttcattccatcctcTAAGCTTACTTGGgttacc is a genomic window containing:
- the LOC123256237 gene encoding olfactory receptor 1N1-like, producing the protein MGHGNQTSVSEFLLRGLSQWPEHQHLFFGLFLSMYLVTMAGNILIFLAIVSEARLHTPMYFFLASLSFADIGLSSSIVLKMLYNLYTQHHTISYTGCLTQLYFFLSFGDMDSFLLAVMAYDRYMAICNPLHYGTAMNPRVCVVLVSVCWVITNLHALLHTLLMAKLSFCVLGEISHFFCDISPLLKVSCSDTHVNELMVFVAGGPVMTVPFLCTLVSYICIVYTILRMPSSGGGRSKAFSTCGSHLSVVCMFYGLIMMMKHAILYRKMTD